Proteins from a single region of Takifugu rubripes chromosome 4, fTakRub1.2, whole genome shotgun sequence:
- the rrbp1a gene encoding ribosome-binding protein 1a isoform X1, producing MDIYDPQTLGIMVFGGFMVISAVGIAIVSTFSMKETSYEEALAKQRRELGKTQSARTDKKKKDKVSEKKKKKKEDKPNGKIPETEIIQEAAEMEVMIEAVAAPVVSAAPAFVPAPVLEVKPTPSVKSLANQPKTAAEASATRTEPSPAPSPKEKKKKKVAKVEPAPVVAAPAPIKPVEEAPVSAQTKNASAKSAPAPVSAKTVPAPTKSAPGPATPKSPPTTGSAKSAPAPAKSAPAPAKSAAAPAPAKSASAPAPAKSAPAPAKSAPAAAPAPAPAKGKSAPAKGKSAPAPTPAKSAPVPATAKSAPAPTKSAPVPATAKSAPAPTKSAPVPPTAKSAPAPTKSAPVPPTAKSAPAPTKSAPVPPTAKSAPAPTKSAPVPPTAKAAPAPTKSAPVPPTAKSAPAPTKSAPAPTKSAPVPPTAKAAPAPTKSAPVPAPTKAAGRGAQAQSKAAPVLETVAKDVPVMAVPPVGAQPAHASNGKPQEPRKKPSKKKSQPAAAADPVDAPLYLPFKTLVSTVSSMVFSEGEAHRLIEILSEKGGIVQDTWHMATQKGDPVATLKKQLEEREKQLATEQEDASAAKNRLREMTKELSAEKSKVATVETRLSSQLSKREQEMIALQARMQASYQDHVAQTQALNTKILGLQDQLEKGPSAQLARLQQENSILRDALNQATSQAESKQNAELAKLRQECSKLTKELGEKTESLLADEHVRKGLEAKVSATEKQLARIQTSHSESEQALQKRLEEVSEELRATQSKNTSLQAALDKTQHDGNALSECQVHVGRLETEVRERSAQVEALSSQLQEIKVEKTQLVEQLVSINSLLEASQAKKEEDKNQGSSAEMDQLRLSLQERDSQLSSLHDEVKQLHEKQEAAENTIIGLEQRNKSENDSLVASLQDELKNLKEEMAQLKNTQTDGATELRQLQNSLAEKTASITSLQEELKEAKEKPVEDALRDLTALQTETKETLQTLFPQIPLETHQSNWLQVFMHKAQEALNQQNQESQSSTALPELLEKLKEAEESHGSLQAECDQYRTVLAETEGMLKHLQNSVEEEEQVWKSKMANSDEQLRLALEQVRTLEAENQSIEQVKEQMLLLEAQLEKQTDNQVFSEEMEQLKLQLSECQNQLDSAQKEARAHKEELTQVREQLGEIRMRAQQEQNGVADVHPSQVQNELSQKTEKLHADVCLKQQLSEEYEQAQRTILELQAQLDLLKDSESLQADTEDVAQLKERLEKEKKLSKDLGQAATKLQQLLRASQEQLTKERETVRTLQEHLEGQGDRVELKEGTSV from the exons atggacaTCTATGACCCCCAGACGCTTGGGATTATGGTGTTTGGTGGATTCATGGTAATCTCTGCTGTTGGGATTGCTAttgtctccaccttctccatgaaAGAGACCTCGTATGAAGAGGCCCTGGCTAAACAACGCAGGGAATTGGGTAAAACGCAGTCTGCTCGTActgacaagaagaagaaggacaaagtatctgagaagaaaaaaaagaagaaagaagacaaGCCCAATGGAAAGATCCCAGAAACTGAAATAATCCAAGAGGCCGCTGAAATGGAAGTGATGATTGAGGCTGTTGCTGCCCCCGTGGTATCTGCTGCCCCGGCCTTTGTGCCTGCTCCTGTTTTGGAGGTTAAACCAACTCCGTCTGTTAAGTCACTAGCTAACCAGCCTAAGACTGCAGCTGAAGCAAGTGCCACTCGTACCGAGCCCTCGCCCGCACCCTCGcctaaagagaaaaagaaaaaaaaggtggcCAAGGTAGAACCAGCACCAGTTGTAGCTGCCCCTGCACCCATCAAGCCAGTGGAAGAAGCCCCTGTGTCTGCCCAGACTAAGAATGCATCAGCAAAGTCTGCTCCTGCCCCGGTCTCAGCGAAGACTGTCCCAGCACCGACCAAATCCGCTCCGGGCCCTGCAACACCAAAGTCTCCTCCCACTACAGGATCAGCCAAGTCTGCCCCTGCTCCAGCCAAATCTGCCCCTGCCCCGGCAAAGTCTGCCGCTGCCCCTGCCCCGGCAAAGtctgcctctgctcctgctccagccaAATCTGCCCCTGCCCCGGCCAAGTCTGCCCCGGCagcagccccagccccagccccagccaaGGGCAAGTCTGCCCCAGCCAAGGGCAAGTCTGCACCTGCCCCTACTCCTGCAAAGTCTGCCCCCGTGCCTGCAACAGCCAAGTCTGCCCCTGCCCCGACCAAGTCTGCCCCCGTGCCTGCAACAGCCAAGTCTGCCCCTGCCCCGACCAAGTCTGCCCCCGTCCCTCCAACAGCCAAGTCTGCCCCTGCCCCGACCAAGTCTGCCCCCGTCCCTCCAACAGCCAAGTCTGCCCCTGCCCCGACCAAGTCTGCCCCCGTCCCTCCAACAGCCAAGTCTGCCCCTGCCCCGACCAAGTCTGCCCCCGTCCCTCCAACAGCCAAGGCTGCCCCTGCCCCGACCAAGTCTGCCCCCGTCCCTCCAACAGCCAAGTCTGCCCCTGCCCCGACCAAGTCTGCCCCTGCCCCGACCAAGTCTGCCCCCGTCCCTCCAACAGCCAAGGCTGCCCCTGCCCCGACCAAGTCTGCCCCCGTCCCTGCCCCGACCAAGGCTGCCGGCCGGGGTGCACAAGCCCAGTCCAAGGCTGCGCCAGTGCTGGAGACAGTGGCCAAAGATGTCCCAGTCATGGCCGTGCCTCCAGTGGGAGCTCAGCCAGCTCATGCCAGTAATGGAAAACCACAGGAGCCCAGGAAGAAGCCTTCCAAGAAAAAGTCCCAGCCAG CAGCGGCAGCGGATCCTGTTGACGCACCATTGTATTTGCCCTTCAAAACTCTGGTGTCCACGGTGAGTAGCATGGTGTTCAGCGAAGGGGAGGCTCATCGGCTCATCGAGATCCTGTCTGAGAAAGGAGGCATCGTTCAAGACACTTGGCACATG GCCACGCAGAAAGGAGACCCGGTGGCCACACTTAAGAAGCAGctagaggagagggagaaacagTTGGCGACAGAACAGGAGGACGCATCTGCTGCCAAGAACCGTCTTAGAGAAATGACCAAG GAGCTGTCTGCTGAGAAATCCAAGGTTGCCACTGTGGAGACGAGGCTGAGCTCCCAGCTGAGCAAGAGAGAGCAAGAGATGATTGCTCTGCAAGCCCGCATGCAAGCCAGCTACCAGGATCACGTGGCTCAGACTCAAGCACTCAACACAAAG aTCCTTGGCCTACAGGACCAATTGGAAAAAGGTCCCAGTGCCCAGCTGGCTCGTCTACAACAGGAAAACTCCATTCTTCGTGATGCCCTGAACCAAGCCACAAGTCAGGCTGAAAGCAA ACAAAATGCAGAGCTGGCCAAGCTCAGACAAGAATGCTCAAAGTTGACCAAAGAACTGGGAGAGAAGACGGAAAGTCTGCTCGCTGATGAACATGTCAGGAAAGGGTTGGAAGCCAAAGTTTCCGCTACGGAGAAGCAGCTTGCCCGGATTCAG ACGAGCCATTCTGAGAGCGAGCAGGCTTTACAGAAGCGCCTGGAGGAGGTGAGCGAGGAACTCAGAGCCACTCAGAGCAAGAACACCAGCTTGCAGGCAGCTCTGGACAAGACTCAGCATGATGGCAATGCACTCTCAG AGTGCCAGGTGCACGTTGGGAGACTGGAGACTGAGGTCAGGGAGCGCTCTGCTCAGGTGGAGGCCCTCAGCTCTCAGCTGCAGGAGATAAAGGTAGAGAAAACCCAACTGGTCGAGCAACTGGTCTCCATTAACTCACTTCTGGAGGCCAGTCAGGccaaaaaagaggaggacaaaaaTCAG GGAAGCAGCGCAGAAATGGACCAGCTGCGACTCAG CCTTCAGGAGAGGGACAGTCAGCTGAGCAGCCTCCACGATGAAGTGAAACAGTTGCACGAGAAGCAGGAAGCTGCC GAGAACACTATTATTGGGCTAgaacagagaaataaaag TGAGAATGACAGTCTTGTCGCATCACTTCAAGATGAGCTAAAAAACCTGAAAGAAGAGATGGCACagcttaaaaacacacaa ACAGACGGTGCCACCGAGCTCAGGCAGCTACAAAACAG TCTGGCAGAGAAGACTGCTTCTATCACgtcgctgcaggaggagctgaaagaGGCGAAGGAAAAGCCCGTAGAG GATGCTCTGAGAGACCTGACGgctttacagacagaaaccaAAGAAACTCTCCAGACACTCTTCCCACAGATACCTTTAGAGACGCATCAG tcTAACTGGCTGCAGGTATTCATGCATAAAGCACAAGAGGCTCtcaaccagcagaaccaggagtCTCAGTCGAGCACAGCTTTACCT GAATTGCTTGAGAAACTGAAGGAGGCTGAAGAGAGCCACGGCTCACTACAGGCTGAATGTGACCAGTACAGGACAGTCCTGGCTGAAACT gaGGGAATgctgaaacatctgcagaacagtgtagaggaagaagagcaagtATGGAAGTCCAAGATGGCGAACTCGGACGAGCAGCTGAGGCTG GCCTTGGAGCAGGTCAGAACGCTGGAGGCAGAAAACCAAAGCATAGAGCAG GTGAAGGAACAGATGCTGCTTTTGGAAgctcagctggagaagcagaCAGACAATCAGGTGTTCTCAGAGGAGATGGAGCAG ctgaagctgcagctgtcaGAGTGCCAGAATCAGCTGGATTCGGCCCAGAAGGAGGCCCGGGCCCACAAGGAGGAGCTTACACAG gtcagagagcagctgggAGAGATCAGAATGAGGGCTCAACAGGAACAGAATGGCGTAGCTGATGTTCATCCCAGTCAG GTCCAGAACGAGCTGAGTCAGAAGACGGAAAAGCTGCACGCGGACGTTTgtctgaagcagcagctttctGAAGAGTATGAGCAG GCCCAGAGGACAATTTTGGAGCTTCAGGCTCAGCTGGATCTTCTGAAGGATTCGGAGTCACTACAAGCAGACACGGAAGACGTTGCACAGCTCAAG GAGCgcttggagaaggagaagaaattgTCCAAAGACTTAGGCCAGGCTGCCaccaagctgcagcagcttctcaggGCCAGTCAGGAGCAGCTgaccaaagagagagagaccgtgAGGACGCTACAGGAGCACCTGGAAGGACAG GGAGACCGCGTGGAGCTGAAAGAAGGCACGTCGGTGTAG